The nucleotide window AATGGACAGGCTCATCGTTGCACCAggttttttatataaagaTTTTCACTTTTTCTGTATCAAGCCAGACTACCTATAGGGAATTATGGTTAAAAGAAATATGGGTGCAAGCTTGTTCTGGTGTCTCCGGTCTATGCTCTAGCATATAGTCTTCAGTTTTGTAGCTctttaccttttctttttctttatttttcgaATCAGACAGTCCTTTACCTTTTACCTTTCACCACACAGTTACGTTTGTGTTAAGTTTAGATGACATTGTGGCATATATTGGTTAGCACCTTCAATTTTCTGACTGTTATGGAGCTTATTATGTCATCCTGTCATATATAAATGTAGATGCTTTGATATTCAAAACttaatgaaaacaattttatttctttaaataacttttatgtgtTCTGATCTTTCTAGTTAAGTATGACTCACATATGTCAATGATGTCCCTGCGGCATGCGACGTACCGGAGGATGAGAAGCAAGACTGTTTTTAAGGACTTTAGGAGAGCCTTTTTTCTATGTAAAATGATGTATCTATTCATATGTATATGCTTCATGTGCATTTTTTACAATATGTAGATGGTTCAGTTCTTGTGGTTTCAACTTAAGGGTCAAGGGATTTCTGAATACtcattaaggaaaaaaaacagaagaagaaaaagatctTGCTTGATGAAtaatgatgttttttttttttcattttattaatttatgagTTATTTCAGTGGTAACCTATGCTGTTGATTGCTACATACCTCTCTTCAAAATCAGGTAGCAAGTATACCAGAAGGGTTTCATGGCAGGTAATGTCCTGCCATCTCTGGGTCGTGTGAAGCTAACTGATCTCGCTCCTGCTGAAGGTCTTCCATCAGATTCATACAAACTATCTGTTTCAACTTTGTCGCAGTCACTAGCTCAATATTCTGCTGCCATCATTCAATTTCCAGTAAGTGATGGGGCTCTTTTGAGATCTGGTTTAGATTCGGCTCGCCTCTACTTCCACCAAAAAGCATCATACCCAGCTGCAGATATGGTTAATACCAATGACCCTCGTGACTGGTGCAAGACTTCCGGTTATTATGCAGATCCTCAATTGTGGCTAGAAACCTATGATTACAGACCTGGACTCACTCCCTTAGAGCCCAACAACACAATGGAATTTCCTCCAGCAGGTTTACCAGATATATTTTCACTGCTTGGAAAGGCAGCTCGGGATATATTGGATGCTATCAGCTTCTATTTGAACTTGCGGAGCTCACCATTTACTAAAGTACTTGATAATGTTCCCTTAAGAAATGGGGAAATATCTTCTTCAGTACTGTCTGTCTGCTGTCATACAAGACCATCATTTCAGGGAGCACAACACCATAATTTTACGACTCAAGAGGATGGCCAGTTGGTTATGTTTTCTGACCATGAGCATCAAGTTGACAAAAGCTTGATATCTCTTGTCAAGTCAGACAAGGCAGGTCTGCACATAAAGGACTTTCAGGGTCGTTGGGTTCTTGTGGATGAAGATCTTGGTCCCCAAGAAGCTATTGTTTACCCTGGCCTTGCACTCTATCAGGCAACTGCTGGATATGTCAACCCTGCACTGCAAAGAACAGAGACTACTAATATGCAGAGCAACTTGTTTGGCCGATGTTCTTTGGCTTTTAAACTCATGCCTAAATCCATGACCAGTCTCAGTTGTTCAGAGATGAGAGATGCTGGTCATGGAGTTGAAGCTCAGTTCCAGCTGCCAGTTCCGGTCGATGACTTTATGCAGAGATCTCACCCAACCGATCAACTTTTCAACAGACAGAGTTTTCAAAGTTTCAATTTCCATGCAACCCAAGAAGGTATGCTGCATTTAATCTTTTTACCATTGGCTGCTTGTTTATATACCATAGATTAATTTCGTGAATGCtacttttaatatttttcataactaCTTTGGTTGTCTGTTCGTCATTGTTCCGGCTTGTCATATACGCgtcaaagatttttttttttttctttcttttagacAGGACTGGTTTTTCACTGAATCAGGTGGACACACCAAAAATAAGTTTAATCAGTGAATATGGCTTCTAATATTTCTTAGAAGGGTGTTGTATAATTGATATTCTGTTATCTAAATGCTATTTGATTTTAagtgaaaggaaagaaaaagggaaatataATTATAGACCTTAGCTTTTGGGTCTACTTAATAGTTTTTTTGCATTCCTGTTGTCAGAAACAAGGATCTTCAATCTAGTTCTATCTTCTAGAAATTCTCTCCATCTCATGAATCCTGTTGATGTTGGATTACGTGTGTTCTCTGTGTGAGTAGCTCTTAGTGAGAAGCTTTTAACAGCAGGTCCTTGGATCGATGAAATGCTGGTACAGGATCTATGAAGCCTTTGttaaggaggaggaagaatgATTCAAGATCAAAACCTCTGCCACCTTCCAAGAGATTAAGGCTTGAGGCCCAGAGAGTTCTGAAGGAAAGGGTTCAGGACATTGCAGACAAGAAGGGAATCAAGCTGAGGTTCTGCAACCTGAAGGAGTGTGAGAATCATATTCTCACACTTGATAGCCCATGTGCCAATATAAGAATGGAGATTGGGTGGCCACATGGAGTGCCATTTGTTCATCCCCATGATCTACCCAATAAGGCAAAGATTGGTTTCCTTGAAGCATATGAACCTGGTTGGACAGCTACTCATGAAATGGAGTTAAGTCTAACTGAACCAGGACAGGCCAGTCAACACTCGGTTAATTGTAATTGTAAGTGCCATTCAATAATACGACACAGAATTGAACAGTTAGTTTTGTGTTGTATGTCTTTCCCTAATTTAGGTCATTTGGGTTGCACCTTTGTCCTTTCCCTATTTCCACTGATGGTTACTATGTGAACTAatattcatcatcttcttctgcaGGAACTTTTCGGCTTGCCTTTCCTGGCCGACCTTTAGTACCTGTAATCTCCAATACATGGCCACCAGAAGCATGTGGTCCTCCTTCACATGTGATTCTCATGGGATGACAATCGTTACTCATACTccagttttctgttttgtaaaTAGGCATTCTTGAGAAAAGTTTATGTTCCTTCATTTCAATAGTTGACAAGGTGAACAAGATGGATGTGGAACCTTCATCTGCTCTTATATCAATTGTGCTGCACTCTAAAAAGGCAATGGAATCAGTGAAGAGCTGAGGATCATATGGATAGGAGTGGAGGGggattttggaattttatttgCACCTCCCATATCATGTTGGTTTTGATGCTGTAATACTACAGTGTTTATTCGAATTTCGAATGCTTTCCACAGAGGCAGGAACTGTGAGTTATAGATcaataaagagagagaaacagaatCTTGCTGTAAATTTATCatgtactcttttttgttgttgttgtgtaCATACAGCTTCCCTGATCCGCTGGTCAGTTTAATGGCAGATTACAATAGAAATATGGAAATAGTATTAAATATGTTGGAGATCAATAAACTCTTTTGCAGAATTTTCATACCAAAGTAAGTTTTCATTGGTTCATATACAGATGCATGTGGCATGCGTCTTAAGGATATCATTTTTCTTGATATCCAAATTTAACAGGAAAACTACAGGGTGATTAACACACAGGGTTAGATGAAAATGCTACTTATATATCACCGtaaataaatatgtaaaaTGATGACACTGACTAGCAGTGTTTCAAGATTCTTAACATGGTCAATTACATATACAAGCCTCGGGCCTTTCCGAAGCCCTGAGGAAACAGAAGCACTCCTTAGAACCATAACTAGAATGTAAAGTCGCATTGATGCTTGCACAATTATACCGTGCCTATTGCTCCTCTCATAATTGGCATCCAAAGTAACATCAGGCTGGCCCAGAAACACTGTTCAGTACCATTCTGTCACTCTGCAAATGAGACAGTAGAACAAGAGTCCAAAACTGGCAGAGGTTCAAAGAGCCGCTCTAGCCATCCAATGCACCCATTAGCACTCAGTTTGATTTGTCGGGCAAATTAAAGGCCTTTCTCAGCCTCGAAATGGTGGCTGGTTTTCAAAAGGCAATTCAACGGGCGTAGCATTAGCATAGAATTCTTCCAAGTTGTAGAAAGCTCGTTGTGGCGGAAGAAATATATGAATAACAACATCACCTGGAATTAAGACACGCGTCAAGAATT belongs to Prunus persica cultivar Lovell chromosome G4, Prunus_persica_NCBIv2, whole genome shotgun sequence and includes:
- the LOC18781370 gene encoding uncharacterized protein LOC18781370 — its product is MAGNVLPSLGRVKLTDLAPAEGLPSDSYKLSVSTLSQSLAQYSAAIIQFPVSDGALLRSGLDSARLYFHQKASYPAADMVNTNDPRDWCKTSGYYADPQLWLETYDYRPGLTPLEPNNTMEFPPAGLPDIFSLLGKAARDILDAISFYLNLRSSPFTKVLDNVPLRNGEISSSVLSVCCHTRPSFQGAQHHNFTTQEDGQLVMFSDHEHQVDKSLISLVKSDKAGLHIKDFQGRWVLVDEDLGPQEAIVYPGLALYQATAGYVNPALQRTETTNMQSNLFGRCSLAFKLMPKSMTSLSCSEMRDAGHGVEAQFQLPVPVDDFMQRSHPTDQLFNRQSFQSFNFHATQEGSMKPLLRRRKNDSRSKPLPPSKRLRLEAQRVLKERVQDIADKKGIKLRFCNLKECENHILTLDSPCANIRMEIGWPHGVPFVHPHDLPNKAKIGFLEAYEPGWTATHEMELSLTEPGQASQHSVNCN